A single window of Solanum dulcamara chromosome 5, daSolDulc1.2, whole genome shotgun sequence DNA harbors:
- the LOC129889398 gene encoding syntaxin-32, producing MPVKVASASLRDRTQEFQSIAERLKKSFSSVQNGPISSNTNSGSRSEEQRTTIAMQSEFNRRASKIGFGIHQTSQKLAKLAKLAKRTSVFDDPTTEIQELTAVIKQDITALNSAVVDLQLHSNARNESGNSDTTSHSTTVVDDLKNRLMTATKEFKDVLTMRTENMKVHENRRQMFSSSATKEASNPFMRQRPLASRNTASTSASPPPWANDSPSSSQLFPRKHGDGDTQPLLQEQQQQQQQQQQIVPLQDSYMQSRAEALQNVESTIHELGSIFNQLATLVSQQGEVAIRIDENMDDTLTNVEGAQGALLKYLNSISSNRWLMIKIFFVLIFFLMIFLFFVA from the exons ATGCCTGTGAAAGTAGCGAGTGCGTCATTACGGGATCGGACTCAGGAGTTTCAGAGTATAGCAGAGAGGTTAAAGAAGTCATTTTCGTCTGTTCAGAATGGGCCGATTAGCAGCAACACCAATAGTGGTTCTAGATCGGAGGAACAGAGGACCACTATTGCTATGCAATCGGAGTTTAATCGACGAGCCTCCAAAATTGGTTTTGGAATACATCAAACCTCTCAGAAACTTGCAAAGCTAGCAAAAT TGGCAAAAAGGACTTCCGTCTTTGATGATCCAACTACAGAAATCCAGGAGCTCACGGCAGTTATCAAGCAAGATATTACAGCACTTAACTCTGCTGTAGTAGATCTCCAGCTTCACTCTAATGCTCGTAATGAGAGTGGTAATAGTGATACCACTAGTCACTCGACGACTGTTGTAGATGATTTGAAGAACAGGCTGATGACTGCCACAAAGGAGTTCAAAGACGTACTCACCATGCGGACAGAG AATATGAAGGTTCATGAGAACAGAAGACAGATGTTTTCTTCATCGGCTACCAAGGAAGCTTCAAATCCATTTATGCGCCAACGTCCACTTGCTTCAAGGAATACTGCGAGTACATCAGCCAGCCCTCCTCCCTGGGCTAATGATTCACCTTCTTCTTCTCAGTTATTTCCAAG GAAGCATGGGGATGGAGACACACAGCCATTGTTGCAGGagcaacagcagcagcagcagcagcagcagcagatAGTTCCATTGCAAGACAGCTACATGCAGAGTAGAGCCGAAGCTCTACAAAATGTTGAGTCTACTATCCATGAGCTGGGCAGCATTTTTAATCAGCTTGCTACCTTGGTTTCTCAGCAAGGGGAGGTTGCAATCAG GATTGATGAGAACATGGATGACACACTAACAAATGTGGAAGGGGCACAAGGGGCTCTACTCAAGTACCTCAATAGCATCTCGTCAAATCGGTGGCTAATGATTAAGATATTCTTTGTGCTGATTTTCTTCCTTATGATTTTCCTATTTTTTGTGGCATAG
- the LOC129890673 gene encoding uncharacterized mitochondrial protein AtMg00810-like, whose amino-acid sequence MKFTQSQYDYSLFINKSSEGIAIVLVYVDDMLITGSSLKLIEETKKALQKAFKMKDLGELKYFLRIEFTRSTEGILMHQRKYTLELISGMGMTTAKPASTPMDVNVKLTSKQYDEHVNKSQEESDDPLTNQSAYQRLIGKLLYLNMTRLDIAFSTQILSQFLNQPKKYHMDAALRVVRYLKRQPGQGILLSSHSDNQVSAYCDTDWAACPLTKKSVTGYMIKVGESLISWKAKKQSTVSRSSAESEYRSMASTVSELV is encoded by the coding sequence ATGAAGTTTACACAGAGCCAATATGACTACTCTTTGTTTATTAACAAGTCATCAGAAGGAATTGCAATAGTACTTGTGTATGTAGATGACATGCTGATCACTGGCAGCAGCTTGAAGCTAatagaagaaaccaagaaaGCTCTACAAAAGGctttcaaaatgaaagacttaggggagCTCAAGTACTTTCTTAGAATTGAATTTACAAGATCTACAGAAGGAATACTTATGCACCAGAGGAAGTATACACTTGAACTCATATCAGGAATGGGAATGACAACAGCCAAACCAGCAAGCACTCCAATGGATGTAAATGTCAAGTTGACATCCAAACAGTATGATGAACATGTGAACAAGAGTCAAGAAGAATCAGATGATCCCCTGACAAATCAATCAGCATATCAAAGGCTTATAGGTAAGCTACTATATCTCAACATGACAAGGCTAGACATAGCCTTTAGCACTCAGATATTGAGTCAATTCCTAAATCAACCAAAAAAGTACCACATGGATGCTGCACTAAGAGTAGTCAGGTATCTAAAGAGACAACCTGGACAGGGCATACTACTCTCAAGCCACTCAGACAACCAGGTTAGTGCTTATTGTGATACAGATTGGGCTGCTTGCCCCCTAACCAAAAAATCAGTCACTGGATACATGATAAAAGTTGGAGAGTCACTGATATCATGGAAGGCCAAGAAGCAGTCCACAGTGTCAAGAAGCTCAGCTGAATCTGAATACAGAAGCATGGCCTCAACTGTGTCAGAGTTAGTCTAG